The DNA region ttatttatttttaatcgtTTCTATCAGTTATTTATGAGTGGAccggaaaattttaaaactattaatTCAATTAACGGTTTTATTTTATCCAATaagttaataaattaaacagCTAAGGAAacttacacaattttttttatatattatataccatTTCagaatttcttaaaattattgtatattaaAGACTATAATTAAATTGAATAAACAaacttatcaaataattttaaaacaattaagaaaattcacataatatttttataaattattattcacTGTATACTGAAAAATGTGAAAAGATGTATTAATTACACGTTCAtgtgattttaaattttcaaaatatggaaataaataattatatacgtTGAATATCTTGTACCAAGTGTACGTGTATAAACCGTATAATTTCAAAAACAGGAAATTTAAGATATTGAGATATCAATTTGTGTATAATATCACAAATACTTATCTTAGACATTCAAAATTTGACTAGGCACAATTCGTTATATTGTTCAACAAATTCaaccataaaataataaatatatattatatgccaTATCAATAATGATGACTGCAAATTACCGATATGTTAATCCTGCTGGCATTACCAatctttctttacaaaaaagaaaagaaacaaatttctTAACTAATAATATTGATTTACATTTTGAAAAGTAAAGATAAtctacagagaaaaaaaaagtaagattttaattattttctccaCATCTTTTGAAtttgtatcttattatattCTTATATGATGAATGATTCAAAGCCTAAAAGATTCACTATCTCAACAATCATTAAATTAGCATCCCTGATCTTACTACAtacattcaaaataaaacttaatcCGTTGGATATACTTGAATGAcagttattgttatattttatttcggTCAATAGAAAAGCttcattttctaaaaagaaGTGAAAATATTGTTAGGCGATTGTCTTTACACACTAATACTAATTAACACCGACTCTAAACTATATTTCATCAACAAGAtatcacaaatatatttttcaattgttttatttggatgTTGTTCTATCAGTTGCATGACTTTTTCAATGTAGCTTAAACTTGATTAGAAGagatgtatcatgtatgtaaGTATTCTCCAAACgatataatcaaataattaagaaCTAAAACAAAGCAAGCGCATATTTACACGTTTGTATTTTCTATACACAAAAACCgcaaaaaagtttctaaaagcATAAAATTAATTCATTCCCAAAGGGTTGACTTGCGATCCAAGCTTTTCTCGATTTAGATGGCTCCAATTCTGTTAACGGTAAACCCGTAACTGATAACCTATCTTGTATCCTATCGAAGTTTCTTCTACGTACATAACATATAGTTTAAAGATCCATCGAAGATCTTCTCCAATTACCTCGCTTCTCTGACGTAACCCTTACCTAAAAAGACAcggcaaacaattaaaaactcACAGTCCAACTTTATTTCCACTCAAGGGTTTTGGAAAACTTCGTTCAAACCTTTGATGATAAAGAAGGCAAAGATGCTCGTCTCGTAAGCTCCGCTCTTTCCTCTTGAACAGCCTTTAATCTTTCTCTCAACAATTCCACTTCATTCTCAATCTTTAACCTCTCGTAATCAACCGCAGACATTGATTTTCTCCTTGAACCCGACGAGCTCAGCGATTTCTTGCGTGGACGACATAATGGAGGAAGCTTTCTAGCAATACCCGAGACAATCATAGTACTGTTTTCCTCCGACGATTCTTTAGGTTTGCTAACAGAGGAGTcttcaagattcttcttcttattaataATGTTCTCTGTTTCGTCCTTCACCATATAAACATCACGCACACGTGAGTAGGCGACTTCTGAATCTGATTTATACAGATCTCTGTTTTTATCTCTGTTTTCAGCTTCTTCTCTATAAGGCATATCAAGAACCGTTCCATCGAGTTCTTGAACGAGCAAAGCTCTTCTCTCCTGAGAGTCTTGATGTTGTCTATGTTCCTGTTTCACCGTCTTTGCAGTTGTAAGATTATTATCTCTTGTTAAAGAACATTCTAATGCGTCCTCTGTCTCCACGAGTAGATGTCTATAAGCTTCAACTTCTTTCTCCAAGAAATGTTTTTCCCTCTCACGCCGTATCAAAATGTCTTTGAGTATGACCATCTCTTCAGCATCAAAAGTCGATTTCTCTTCAACCATTCTCTGGAACTGCCTCGCTTCCATTTCTACAGCTGCCTTCTCGTCTTGCAGCCTATGTATCATCGCCATCGCTTCATCCGCTGCTGATGCTGCAGCGCTTCTCTCTTTGTCGAGCTCAACACAAACCGCTGCTCGAGCTGCTCGCTCTTCTTTCAATGATTCTTCCAAAACCCTAACAGAGTTTTCCTCTGCGTTTCTGAAAAAAGATTGTTCTGCTGATGAAACATTGCAGTTTACCTGTTCATTAATTGACTCAGTTTTTTCCAATTTCGGCCAGTGAGAAATAAAACCTTTGCGGTCATCATCTTTAGCTCTGAGAAAGACATCATAAGGCTTCGTCGTCAGATGGGATTTTAGGGTGGGATCATCAAAAGGCGCTTCGGGTGAAGAAATCGATGTAAGACTTGCACAACTCACACGACCTCTCCTATGGTTTTTAAGACTGTTTCTTGATCTTCGAGTAACAAAACGCTTGCCTTTCAAACCCTGAACGGTCATCAGATCAAACCTACCAAGTTCCTTGTTGTTATTCATCTGCAcgttttgttcttctcttgacaaatcctctgtttcatcAGCTTTAACTCTAGCGTTACTTACATCACCACTGTTCTTTCTCACCAGCTTCAACTCGACAAACTTGTTCGAATCATCGTCGCTAGTGATCGAACCAAAAGGGATCTTGCTTTTGATAGATCGGTCTACGGCTGAGATTTTCTCTGAGGCACAATCCACTAGAAGCCCTTCATGAAGGCATTTTCTCATAATGTTTGCATCGCAGAAACGTCCGTTGTGAAATCTTGGAAGAGGTAAACCTAGAAACCCTAGGAATCTCAACAAGAGATGTATACAAAGAGATGTACATAGAAGCAGATAAGCTATGGAGAGATTCAGAAAGGCTCCTACGAGACCAGTGAAATTCCAATCATGCGTATATAAGCACGGCATTTCTGATAAATTAGATTAGCTTCTTCTATAGCTTTTTGAGTCAAATCTGTTCATCAAAACTCGCAAAAttcaatggaaacaaaaaaaaaaaaatcaaaaatcaagaaacatagATCGTCTGTTCCAACTTTCAAGCTCTCAGGTACGTTGATTATATCCAAACTGATGATCACCTTTTTTACTCCGGTGCGTTAATCTAATAATTGCGATTTGATTTATGGGGTGAAGGTACTTGTTCGTGCGGTGGAGGTTGAACGTGGCGAATATGTACGTAGTGGTTGGAGAACGCGGCGATACGGACTATGAGGAGTTGATCTCCGGCACACACAAGACTGTGATCGTCAAGGGGCTCGTGACATTGGGCTCTGATGCTCTTCTCAGGTCAACAGACCTTCGAGACGACATCGTTCCATCGGAGAGTCCTTATATCGGTACTATCAAGGCTGATTCACCGGTTAAGGACATAACCGACATTTTTAAGCAGCTCTCCAAAGCCAGCGCTTGATTCAATTGGCCGGTTCGACCATGTAGAttgatttgttatttcttttttctttttttttttattctatagatacactttgttaaatttttggtattttggttgATCATCAAATATGATGATTTAACAggtttctataaaataaaagttacaaaCAGTGAAGTCAAgtctattgtttttttgtgtagGATTATGCAATTATCCAAactcaagaaacaagaaacagacTGCAATTatccaaacaagaaaaaaattagaagaatatAAGCCTTCTTTATAAAGATTTGTGAAACTTTTACcatccaaaattttgaaaaatcttaACCGTAAAATTCCATTGTATTATCATCTAATAAGTTTCTTCCATTAATTAATCAATgaaattataagatttataaatttgaattattaaaataatggaatttttattttttaatagataCAATTGTAGGTAGGAATAGTTCATAAAAATAATCAACCGGCCGGTTTGATTGCGAGAACCGACGCCGGTCTGTCGCGACGGTGATTCGAAGAAGCTgtaattaattactttaatttaattaacgaaaaatcaaaaaataatcTACATCTCGCCGGTGAGAAAGACTCCACcaattaaagagagagagagagagagagtttactTACACACagattaatttacaaataaattctcATTATACCACTGGAGAAGatcgcttcttcttcctgattTCAAACGCGATGCGAAGGTAGATCGTACCAACATCTTCcttggagattttttttgtttctcgtgCAAAATCAGATGTCTGAGATTTGCAATTTTCGTTTCAGTAGATATGATTCCGTTGGATCGGTGTTGATTTTTCGAGTGATGTTGCAGGTTAGGGCACCACAGGCTCCATGGCAAGACGGGAGGAGTTGGAACAAAGGGGATGGTTGCGAAACTGTCTCTCGGAGTCATTGTTCTACTGATCTGTACGCTCTCGCTGCTTTTCTCGGCTAACATCGGTAGCAATCCCGAGCCGACCCGTCCATCGAAGGTTAGTTCACTTTTTTGGAGTAGTCACTTGTAGCTGATGATCAGGTCTTCTGTTTTGATTGCCGATGAATTGCGACTAGTGAACTGAATATTGTAGTATCTATAGGTGATAATCTTAGTGGTTCTTTTTGTTGATCTAAAGACTTTGACggattttatatgatatatttgagcAGATAAAGGTGGAAGAGCTCTGGGAGAGTGCTGCATCTGGTGGTTGGAGACCATCTTCTGCGCCACGATCTGACTGGCCTCGTATGTTCATCTCGTGTTTTGAGCAGTAAAGATTTAACTCGATGCTAATCTAAAAGTCTTAGGGCATTCCTCCAAGCTTGAATTGATGATACGTatcttctgatttttgttttgcagcTCCTACCAAGGAAACTAATGGTTATCTCCGTGTTCGGTGTAATGGTGGTTTGAATCAGCAACGTAGTGCGGTaggtgttttgttttatattcaaAGTCGTTCATTGCACTTTTCTTCTGTCCTTTTACACTCCAAGAGTCCTGGCTGGGGTCACTTCACGATAGGTGTCTTTAAATCTAGTGGAGTTGAGCTAGCGTAAACCCTCCAATACGAATCTGGTTGTTATATCTTTAATTTGACAAATTTTGACTTCTGGATATTGCAGATATGTAATGCGGTACTTGCTGCCCGGATCATGAATGCTACGCTTGTGTTGCCTGAATTAGATGCAAACTCTTTTTGGCATGATGACAGGTATGTTGATTTTCTTCACATCTGTTGCAAAGAGAAGTTAGATTCTCCTAATTACATTGCATTAATTTTAGAaagtaagatatttttttggtaaaatacaGAGTTGAGTATTACTTAGTTACAAGTATAAAAGTAATGCAATCTGTATTCCTTTCTAAAGACAAGTTCTGAGCGGATTTCTTCGCCTAATATTAAGGATATGTGTAAATGTGCTTATGAGAGCAAATGCCATAACATGAATTGTTTAAGTATGTCTCCATCCTCtaatatatgattgttttattcCCAGTGGTTTTCAAGGTATCTATGACGTTGAACATTTTATTGAGACACTGAAGTATGACGTTAATATTGTGGGAAAGATCCCCGATGCTCACAAAAATGGAAAAACCAAGAAGATAAAAGCTTTTCAGGTACAAGCATAAAGAGATGTGTGGTTTTCACAAAAGCTTGAATTCAGAAAGCATAGGTTAAAATTTCTTTGATCCTTCTTTTTTATCTGTATCAGATTCGCCCTCCTCGAGATGCTCCTATCGAGTGGTACCTGACAACTGCTTTAAAGGCAATGAAGGAACATAGTGCTATCTATCTTACCCCTTTTTCACATCGTTTAGCGGAGGAAATTGACAATCCTGAATATCAACGGTTAAGATGCAGAGTGAACTACCATGCTTTGAGATTCAAGCCACACATCATGAAGTTAAGCGAATCTATTGTTGACAAACTCCGATCACAGGGCCGCTTCATGTCGATCCATCTTCGTTTTGAAATGGATATGTTGGCATTTGCAGGGTATGTCTTTTGCAACTATCTTTCCAACCATCTCCTGTAGTTTCATTTCTAGACTCTGGTTCTTTTTAAATTGTCTTCCAAAGAAATTAATTGCCTCTGTATCATCTGACAAACATCAGCACACATGTAAACAATGATGGTTAATTGGCTATTTTCCGCAGGTGCTTTGACATATTTAACCCGGAGGAACAGAAAATACTTAGGAAGTATCGTAAAGAAAATTTTGCAGAGAAAAGGCTTATTTACAACGAAAGACGGGCTATCGGGAAGTGTCCACTGACCCCTGAGGAGGTagatactttattttttttattagcatTATTTTCATGTTgaacatatatacaaaacagaaaacataattgCAGCTTACTGTGGCACCACTGTGTAGGCTTTAGAACTGCAGTATGACATTTTGAGTGATCCTTGTGGTTCAGGTAGGTCTTATATTACGAGCAATGAGATTCGACAACTCCACAAGGATATACCTAGCAGCTGGTGAACTTTTTGGCGGGGAACGGTTCATGAAACCGTTTCGAACCTTATTCCCACGGCTCGACAACCACAGCTCGGTGGACCCCTCTGAGGAGCTGTCAGCAAACTCACAGGGATTAATAGGGTCAGCTGTGGATTACATGGTTTGTCTCCTCTCCGACATTTTTATGCCAACATATGATGGACCGAGCAATTTCGCCAACAATCTCTTAGGTCATCGCCTTTACTACGGTTTCCGTACCACAATCAGACCGGATAGGAAAGCTTTGGCTCCAATTTTCATAGatagagaaaagggaaaaattgCTGGATTCGAAGAAGCAGTGAGACGAGTAATGCTGAAAACAAACTTTGGAGGGCCTCACAGACGTGTATCTCCTGAATCGTTTTATACAAATTCATGGCCTGAATGTTTTTGTCAGATGAATCCGAAGAAGTCTAGTGATAAATGCCCGCCGGATAATGTTATAGAGATTCTTGACAGCCGATTAGAGAGCGTCAGAGATCCAGATTCAACTTCTCAGACGAATTCTACGGCCGCTGGATTAGAACGGTGAGGATCTTAACTGTAAGCCTTTGAAACATTTTACACCAAAACTTgtttcaaacaaaaaagagcagaagaagagagagagatttctcGATATTGTTCATACAACAATTCAGGTAGCTCAACATCTGTGTgtcaaacatttttctttatgAAGCATATAGATTTGAATCTTCTTccaaaatttgtaacaaaatcTAAGAGAACTGATGAGATTCCgctatagtttattttttccaGTGTCACAAACAAAgctagaagaaaataaaataacgaaAGCCTCCATAGATCAAAGTTTTAAATCAGTTATTTGGGCGCGTTTAACCAAAACCCATTACGTTACAATCGCAAAAAGAGTGATTGAAAGCCAGAAACACAGCAAAACGCAAAAAGCAAATAACTACGTTTTGGAGCTATATTCAACTGGCGAGACAAAGATGGGCAATGGAATATTTGATTAAACTTATTAAATCATATCAGAGAAGAAATAAGTAATCCTTTTAAAGGGAATTGAGAAAGCTCTCATTTTCTGCAAAATTCAGACATCCAtgagctgatgatgatgaatctttTACTTGCTACTTAGTGTTGTGTGTTGGGACACTAAGATAGAACTTAGTGTTCTTGAAGTCATCAAGTAAGGGGTTATATCCGTCCTTTGTTCTCGTCTTTGAAGGTAAACCGAACTCATCCATGAATGCTGATGTATCGAGCTACAACCAAAAAGAGAAGACTGTTACTGAAAAGTTGAAGAAATATCCTCTCTTGTTGTAATGTCTAAAGAGAATCTTGTATTACAGTGAGAGTTCTCCTTTTCCTTCCTTTTTTGGATGGTGTCCCGTCCTTTTCCGTCTTCCTCCAACCAGAACAATAATGGTCCATTCGTTCCAAAAGCCAGAAATCGGTTGGAAAAAATATATCAGCATCACCCTGCAAGCAAGACCATCCAACATACATATGAATTAAGACAGCTATATAAGTAGACAAAGTAGGAGAATTTCAGATATCTCACCTTTGCGTCTAGATAATTACTGTAATCTGAGCTACACCCATCTTTCTGCAAATACAAACATTGTTAAAGATATCATAATCACATTTCAAGGATGTATTCTTCGGGTGAAACTGTTCTCTAGTTTGCTTAAGACAAGTTTGATATTAACTAATCTTAATATCCAAACCAAGTTCTTGTTGATTTAAATAATGACGTATAGCATAAAATTTGGCCATATCTCTATGGCACATACTAGAAAAGGTGTCAGTGCATagttagaagaaaaatagaacGGACCTTTGTTGAAACCAGTGGGGCTCTTTCACCAGGANNNNNNNNNNNNNNNNNNNNNNNNNNNNNNNNNNNNNNNNNNNNNNNNNNNNNNNNNNNNNNNNNNNNNNNNNNNNNNNNNNNNNNNNNNNNNNNNNNNNNNNNNNNNNNNNNNNNNNNNNNNNNNNNNNNNNNNNNNNNNNNNNNNNNNNNNNNNNNNNNNNNNNNNNNNNNNNNNNNNNNNNNNNNNNNNNNNNNNNNNNNNNNNNNNNNNNNNNNNNNNNNNNNNNNNNNNNNNNNNNNNNNNNNNNNNNNNNNNNNNNNNNNNNNNNNNNNNNNNNNNNNNNNNNNNNNNNNNNNNNNNNNNNNNNNNNNNNNNNNNNNNNNNNNNNNNNNNNNNNNNNNNNNNNNNNNNNNNNNNNNNNNNNNNNNNNNNNNNNNNNNNNNNNNNNNNNNNNNNNNNNNNNNNNNNNNNNNNNNNNNNNNNNNNNNNNNNNNNNNNNNNNNNNNNNNNNNNNNNNNNNNNNNNNNNNNNNNNNNNNNNNNNNNNNNNNNNNNNNNNNNNNNNNNNNNNNNNNNNNNNNNNNNNNNNNNNNNNNNNNNNNNNNNNNNNNNNNNNNNNNNNNNNNNNNNNNNNNNNNNNNNNNNNNNNNNNNNNNNNNNNNNNNNNNNNNNNNNNNNNNNNNNNNNNNNNNNNNNNNNNNNNNNNNNNNNNNNNNNNNNNNNNNNNNNNNNNNNNNNNNNNNNNNNNNNNNNNNNNNNNNNNNNNNNNNNNNNNNNNNNNNNNNNNNNNNNNNNNNNNNNNNNNNNNNNNNNNNNNNNNNNNNNNNNNNNNNNNNNNNNNNNNNNNNNNNNNNNNNNNNNNNNNNNNNNNNNNNNNNNNNNNNNNNNNNNNNNNNNNNNNNNNNNNNNNNNNNNNNNNNNNNNNNNNNNNNNNNNNNNNNNNNNNNNNNNNNNNNNNNNNNNNNNNNNNNNNNNNNNNNNNNNNNNNNNNNNNNNNNNNNNNNNNNNNNNNNNNNNNNNNNNNNNNNNNNNNNNNNNNNNNNNNNNNNNNNNNNNNNNNNNNNNNNNNNNNNNNNNNNNNNNNNNNNNNNNNNNNNNNNNNNNNNNNNNNNNNNNNNNNNNNNNNNNNNNNNNNNNNNNNNNNNNNNNNNNNNNNNNNNNNNNNNNNNNNNNNNNNNNNNNNNNNNNNNNNNNNNNNNNNNNNNNNATGCAGCGCTTGATCAGTGGATCTTCTAAAGGCTTGTATAGCTCAGAGAGTGCTTCGCTACAGTTTATAAGAGATCGTGATCACTATAAGTAGAAATAGATTTCGTTTGAACCAAACATGTATTCGTAGTACCTCTCTGGTTTATTCTCAATTAAGACTTCCATCCATGGGGAAATTTGGCTTTTAGAATAGACAAGATCATGTGGGAGATTATCTAGCACCTGCAATTGTATAAGTTAGACGTATGATTTCTCTTTAATACAAAATTTCTACCTATCAAACGAAACCACAGCTACATAATTACATACCTCAAGCATTATCACCCAGCACGGTTGTTGCTCCACATTCTCtgtttaaaaatttactatataagCACAGATagatgttgaccaaaaaaaaaaaaaggcacagATAGATAACTTCATAGTCACTAAACTGAAACTTGTTCGAATAATATGTAGTTGGCTAAATTATGTCGTGATTAATAAGTAGTCTCAAGAGAAAACTTAGGAATTATTGCTAATTCCAACTCAAGGACAATCTAGTAGTATAACCTCATCTGACTCTGACGAGCTTAATCTTCCAAGAATGTTACATTACAAAATTTGGCAAACAATTCACtcatttaacattttaaaccAAGTACCTAATTCTAGCATAgctcagaagaaaagaaaaacaattccaACATAGCCacaggaaacaaaaaaaccagaATCTGCCTTGTGCTGAGCAAAAAGACCTTACTCCATCCAGATAGATCAGATGCATCACGGCACTCAACTCGGAACTTTGATAGATGACTTCCAACTTGTGCAACAGTTCTCTTTTGAATCTTAGCCAGTGAAGGACTGATTTCTACAGAACTGATACACGTTAAAAATAGCATGCATTTAATATTGTAGCATGTTTCATAACAGTTTACTATGTTGAAGTTCCAGCCAAAACTGATTTTGTACCATCCATGCTAGCTTAAAATGAGAAGAAAGGAAAACTGAGCATACGTACATGTAGCTCATGTTATTGT from Camelina sativa cultivar DH55 chromosome 3, Cs, whole genome shotgun sequence includes:
- the LOC104762713 gene encoding probable myosin-binding protein 5 produces the protein MPCLYTHDWNFTGLVGAFLNLSIAYLLLCTSLCIHLLLRFLGFLGLPLPRFHNGRFCDANIMRKCLHEGLLVDCASEKISAVDRSIKSKIPFGSITSDDDSNKFVELKLVRKNSGDVSNARVKADETEDLSREEQNVQMNNNKELGRFDLMTVQGLKGKRFVTRRSRNSLKNHRRGRVSCASLTSISSPEAPFDDPTLKSHLTTKPYDVFLRAKDDDRKGFISHWPKLEKTESINEQVNCNVSSAEQSFFRNAEENSVRVLEESLKEERAARAAVCVELDKERSAAASAADEAMAMIHRLQDEKAAVEMEARQFQRMVEEKSTFDAEEMVILKDILIRREREKHFLEKEVEAYRHLLVETEDALECSLTRDNNLTTAKTVKQEHRQHQDSQERRALLVQELDGTVLDMPYREEAENRDKNRDLYKSDSEVAYSRVRDVYMVKDETENIINKKKNLEDSSVSKPKESSEENSTMIVSGIARKLPPLCRPRKKSLSSSGSRRKSMSAVDYERLKIENEVELLRERLKAVQEERAELTRRASLPSLSSKVRVTSEKRGNWRRSSMDL
- the LOC104762731 gene encoding uncharacterized protein At1g04910, which produces MRRLGHHRLHGKTGGVGTKGMVAKLSLGVIVLLICTLSLLFSANIGSNPEPTRPSKIKVEELWESAASGGWRPSSAPRSDWPPPTKETNGYLRVRCNGGLNQQRSAICNAVLAARIMNATLVLPELDANSFWHDDSGFQGIYDVEHFIETLKYDVNIVGKIPDAHKNGKTKKIKAFQIRPPRDAPIEWYLTTALKAMKEHSAIYLTPFSHRLAEEIDNPEYQRLRCRVNYHALRFKPHIMKLSESIVDKLRSQGRFMSIHLRFEMDMLAFAGCFDIFNPEEQKILRKYRKENFAEKRLIYNERRAIGKCPLTPEEVGLILRAMRFDNSTRIYLAAGELFGGERFMKPFRTLFPRLDNHSSVDPSEELSANSQGLIGSAVDYMVCLLSDIFMPTYDGPSNFANNLLGHRLYYGFRTTIRPDRKALAPIFIDREKGKIAGFEEAVRRVMLKTNFGGPHRRVSPESFYTNSWPECFCQMNPKKSSDKCPPDNVIEILDSRLESVRDPDSTSQTNSTAAGLER
- the LOC104762742 gene encoding uncharacterized protein LOC104762742: MALFRFIPSRKLQPLFFSRSVVVNVDQFELPCLVSRRAFFSTQKLVGDEPVLVRDFIHTALYDPKQGYFSQRSKSVGVLERSIKFNQLEGRKAYMKLLEKVYKQSDISWFTPVELFKPWYAHGIAEAILRTTNLSVPLKIYEIGGGSGTCAKGVLDYIMLNAPERIYNNMSYISVEISPSLAKIQKRTVAQVGSHLSKFRVECRDASDLSGWKNVEQQPCWVIMLEVLDNLPHDLVYSKSQISPWMEVLIENKPESEALSELYKPLEDPLIKRSGERAPLVSTKKDGCSSDYSNYLDAKGDADIFFPTDFWLLERMDHYCSGWRKTEKDGTPSKKGRKRRTLTLDTSAFMDEFGLPSKTRTKDGYNPLLDDFKNTKFYLSVPTHNTK